The Salvia miltiorrhiza cultivar Shanhuang (shh) chromosome 1, IMPLAD_Smil_shh, whole genome shotgun sequence genome has a window encoding:
- the LOC130998491 gene encoding G2/mitotic-specific cyclin C13-1-like: MADQESTRRVTRLAARKRAAEEAMVSEKSKKKRVVLGEIQNVLSSRDQKTRVVNDKPKSKPRRNVKIAEAGGAKEVKISKAETDPTIDLDGKSDDPQMCRAYASDIYEYLHSMEMEAKRRPLSDYLEKIQKDVTANMRGVLIDWLVEVAEEYKLLPDTLYLTVSYIDRFLSCNALNRQKLQLLGVSSMLVASKYEEINPPHVGDFCYITDNTYTKEDVVKMEADVLKSLRFEMGNPTVKTFLRKFTRISQEDNEMLNLQLEFLAYYLAELSLLDYGCVKFLPSMVAASVMFLARFTLQPKQNPWNVDLERSSGYKAVDLKECVDILHDLQSSKRGGSLVAVREKYKQHKFKCVSELSSPAEIPESFFHQ, from the exons ATGGCGGACCAAGAATCCACCAGGAGGGTCACGCGCTTGGCGGCGAGGAAGAGAGCAGCTGAGGAGGCAATGGTCTCGGAGAAGAGCAAGAAGAAGAGGGTTGTGTTGGGCGAGATTCAGAATGTGTTGTCTTCTCGCGATCAGAAGACTCGTGTTGTGAATGATAAGCCGAAAAGCAAACCCCGGAGGAATGTGAAGATAGCGGAAGCCGGTGGAGCTAAGGAGGTGAAGATCTCTAAAGCCGAGACCGATCCCACCATTGATTTGGACGGGAAATCTGATGATCCGCAGATGTGTAGAGCTTACGCTTCtgatatatatgaatatcttcACAGTATGGAG ATGGAGGCCAAGAGAAGGCCATTGTCGGATTACTTGGAGAAAATTCAGAAAGATGTAACTGCAAACATGAGAGGGGTTTTGATAGATTGGTTGGTTGAGGTGGCTGAGGAGTACAAGCTTCTTCCGGATACATTATACCTAACAGTTTCCTACATCGACAGATTCCTGTCATGCAATGCTCTTAACAGGCAAAAGCTTCAGCTACTTGGTGTTTCTTCAATGCTTGTTGCCTC GAAATATGAGGAGATAAATCCTCCACATGTGGGTGATTTTTGTTATATAACGGATAATACATACACTAAGGAGGATGTAGTGAAAATGGAGGCTGATGTGCTCAAGTCCCTTCGATTTGAAATGGGCAATCCCACGGTGAAGACATTTCTCAG AAAGTTCACCAGAATCTCTCAAGAAGATAATGAG ATGTTGAACTTGCAATTGGAGTTCCTGGCTTACTATCTAGCGGAGTTGAGTTTGTTGGATTATGGATGTGTAAAATTCTTGCCTTCAATGGTGGCTGCATCAGTCATGTTCCTAGCAAGGTTTACGCTTCAGCCAAAACAAAATCCATGG AATGTGGACCTAGAACGTAGTTCAGGATATAAAGCTGTGGATCTGAAAGAATGCGTTGACATCCTTCATGATCTGCAATCAAGCAAACGAGGGGGCTCTTTGGTTGCCGTGAGGGAGAAATACAAGCAACACAAG TTCAAATGTGTATCGGAGTTGTCCTCACCTGCAGAAATCCCCGAGTCCTTTTTCCATCAGTAG
- the LOC130998472 gene encoding subtilisin-like protease SBT3 has protein sequence MELIKLLPFVFLFTIFAYHAKLVLGERSSYIVHMDKSLMPKVFPTHNHWYSFTINSLKASLDHHHHQKPLKLVYTYDNAFHGFSAVMSKDEVEALKRTPGFVSAYSDRNVTVDTTHTFEFLSLNPSTGLWPASEYGKDVIVGVIDTGVWPESPSYRDDGMSEVPDRWKGTCEAGQEFNSSLCNKKLIGVRYFNKGVIAANPNVTISMNSGRDTEGHGTHTSSTAAGNYVEGASFFGYAAGTARGIAPRAHVAMYKVLWDEGRYASDVLAGMDQAVADGVDVISISMGFDDVPLYEDPIAIASFGAMEKGVVVSSSAGNEATIGSLHNGIPWVLTVAAGSVDRFFAGGLTLGNGQKISGWTTFPAPALAQDLPLIYRKNISSCNSTQALSIVGYAIVICENGNVFNQMDFISKSNAAAAIYISDDTEIFEFSDFPYPGVVVGTKYAQTLIDYATKVGGGGFATINFQQTLVGAKPAPVVASYTSRGPAPSYPGVLKPDLMAPGTLVLASWIPNTITASISSNIGLTSDFILASGTSMACPHASGVAALLKGAHPEWSPAAVRSAMMTTANPMDNTQGYIRDSFFDYEVATPLAMGAGQVDPNRAADPGLIYDATPQDYVNLLCSMNYTQKQIMTITRSSYACTPSSDLNYPSFITLYPNSTTKLGVVQEFKRTVTNVGGEATSYKVKVNAPSGSAVTVSPTTLQFGNRYEKQSYSLKIAYTGNMTSGVVSFGSLSWIEENGGHTVRSPIVVAPMIPVW, from the coding sequence ATGGAGTTAATCAAACTGCTCCCTTTTGTATTTCTATTCACAATATTTGCTTACCATGCTAAGCTGGTATTAGGAGAGAGATCAAGCTACATTGTCCACATGGACAAATCCTTGATGCCCAAAGTTTTCCCAACACACAACCATTGGTATTCTTTCACCATCAACTCCCTCAAAGCTTCACTTGATCATCATCACCATCAGAAGCCACTAAAACTAGTCTACACCTACGACAATGCATTCCATGGATTCAGCGCCGTGATGTCCAAAGACGAAGTCGAAGCCCTCAAGAGAACTCCGGGCTTCGTCTCTGCCTACAGCGACAGGAACGTCACAGTCGACACCACTCACACGTTCGAATTCCTCTCTCTCAATCCCTCCACAGGTCTATGGCCGGCTTCCGAATACGGGAAAGACGTGATCGTGGGCGTCATCGACACCGGCGTCTGGCCGGAAAGCCCCAGCTACAGAGACGACGGAATGTCGGAAGTTCCGGATAGATGGAAGGGGACGTGCGAGGCTGGGCAGGAATTCAACTCCTCCTTGTGTAACAAAAAGCTCATCGGGGTCAGATACTTCAACAAGGGCGTCATCGCCGCGAACCCGAACGTCACCATCAGCATGAACTCCGGAAGAGACACGGAAGGGCACGGCACGCACACCTCGTCCACGGCTGCTGGAAACTACGTGGAAGGGGCTTCGTTTTTCGGGTACGCTGCCGGCACCGCGAGAGGCATTGCTCCCCGCGCGCATGTGGCCATGTATAAGGTTCTCTGGGATGAAGGGCGGTATGCCTCCGACGTTCTTGCCGGTATGGATCAGGCCGTTGCCGACGGAGTTGATGTGATTTCCATCTCCATGGGATTCGACGATGTTCCACTCTACGAGGACCCCATCGCCATAGCTTCTTTCGGAGCCATGGAGAAGGGCGTGGTAGTCTCGTCTTCAGCTGGGAATGAGGCAACTATTGGGAGCTTGCATAATGGGATTCCGTGGGTGTTGACTGTTGCAGCTGGCTCGGTTGATCGTTTCTTCGCCGGAGGTCTCACTTTGGGGAATGGACAAAAGATTTCCGGCTGGACGACTTTTCCGGCGCCGGCTCTTGCCCAAGATTTGCCTCTTATTTATAGGAAGAATATATCTTCTTGCAATTCAACACAAGCTTTGTCAATAGTTGGGTACGCCATAGTCATATGCGAGAATGGCAACGTTTTCAACCAAATGGATTTCATCTCCAAGTCAAACGCCGCCGCTGCAATCTACATCTCCGACGACACCGAAATATTCGAGTTCAGCGACTTCCCCTACCCCGGCGTCGTCGTAGGCACCAAGTACGCCCAAACTCTGATAGACTACGCCACCAAAGTCGGCGGCGGCGGGTTTGCAACCATCAATTTCCAGCAGACGTTGGTCGGAGCGAAGCCTGCTCCGGTGGTCGCGTCATACACTTCACGGGGCCCCGCGCCGAGCTACCCGGGCGTGTTGAAGCCGGACTTGATGGCGCCGGGAACTCTGGTGTTAGCATCTTGGATTCCAAATACTATAACAGCATCTATTTCGTCCAACATTGGCTTGACAAGTGACTTCATCCTGGCTTCGGGGACATCCATGGCGTGCCCTCACGCCTCCGGCGTGGCCGCGCTCCTCAAGGGCGCACACCCTGAGTGGAGCCCGGCAGCGGTCCGTTCGGCCATGATGACCACCGCGAACCCTATGGACAACACGCAGGGATACATTCGGGACTCGTTCTTCGATTATGAGGTCGCCACTCCACTAGCGATGGGCGCGGGGCAGGTGGACCCGAACCGTGCCGCGGACCCGGGCCTTATTTACGACGCGACGCCGCAAGACTATGTGAATCTTCTCTGCTCCATGAACTACACGCAGAAGCAGATCATGACCATCACCAGATCCTCCTATGCTTGCACCCCGTCTTCCGACTTGAACTACCCATCCTTCATCACCTTGTATCCCAACAGCACCACCAAGCTCGGTGTAGTTCAGGAGTTTAAACGGACGGTGACGAATGTGGGAGGCGAGGCGACGTCGTATAAGGTCAAAGTGAATGCTCCGAGTGGGTCCGCGGTGACGGTGTCCCCGACTACGCTTCAATTTGGGAACAGATATGAAAAGCAGAGTTATTCATTGAAGATCGCATATACGGGAAACATGACTTCTGGAGTAGTGTCGTTCGGTTCATTAAGCTGGATTGAAGAAAATGGAGGCCACACTGTGAGAAGTCCCATTGTGGTGGCTCCCATGATTCCGGTTTGGTGA
- the LOC130998476 gene encoding MFP1 attachment factor 1-like: MSDKIESSNQNPQAQDLPPSATTAMAETEQSPPNATAAASDKYSSVSFSIWPPTDRTREAVKNRLIETLSSPSILSKRYGTVSRDEAVEAAKIIEQEAFEVAGKAASTDDDGIEILQVYSKEISKRMLETVKARSGESAAAPGPAPAIDEPHKAEEEDAGSTAPPQSEKTDSVADDE; this comes from the coding sequence ATGTCGGACAAAATTGAATCCTCAAATCAAAATCCCCAAGCACAAGATCTTCCGCCCTCAGCCACCACCGCCATGGCCGAAACCGAGCAATCGCCACCGAATGCCACTGCCGCCGCCTCCGACAAATACTCCAGCGTTTCCTTCAGCATCTGGCCACCGACTGACCGTACGCGTGAGGCCGTGAAGAACCGCCTCATTGAGACCCTCTCGTCCCCCTCCATTCTCTCCAAGCGGTACGGCACCGTTTCGCGCGACGAAGCGGTCGAAGCCGCCAAGATCATCGAGCAGGAGGCGTTCGAGGTCGCGGGGAAAGCGGCGTCCACTGATGACGACGGGATCGAGATTTTGCAGGTTTATTCCAAGGAAATCAGCAAGCGGATGCTTGAAACAGTGAAAGCCAGATCTGGAGAGTCGGCGGCTGCTCCGGGGCCTGCGCCGGCGATCGACGAGCCGCACAAGGCAGAGGAGGAGGACGCGGGGTCCACCGCGCCGCCGCAGAGTGAGAAAACCGACTCAGTTGCCGATGATGAATGA
- the LOC130998484 gene encoding cytochrome P450 81C13-like: MENQSYFLVVMLPFVLVILIFKHFSSHQSKNSPPSPPAVPLVGHLHLIKNPLHLSLASLASRYGPIFSLRVGCKSFLVVSSPSAVEECFTKNDIVFADRPTSMAGDHLTYNYAAYTWSPYSHLWRVLRRMSVVQLFSSHSLQKSAQIREQEMLQILRLLHKESGKKVDLNNLISTYSFNIVMRSIAGKRCVEEEEIGTEAGREILRQIRGLFSPTVLLGPCDYFPVLRWIGYKGMEKKAVLMQKKRDEFLQALVDEVRDKSTRSAAEEKGSTNLIEALLSVQESEPDLNTDDVIKSLLVVMLAAGTDTSALTTEWAMSNLVSQAEVLQKLRQEIDANVGHDHLLSEADLPNLPYLGRVVKETLRLHPAAPLLLPHLSSQECRVGGYKIPKGTILLVNAWAVHHDPGLWDEPEKFDPERFEGAVEMEMGRDGNHRFLPFGIGRRACPGAGMALRTVSLALGAFVQCFEWEHVEMDFGANLGVTLHKAKPLEAVCLVRNQAAHLL; the protein is encoded by the exons ATGGAGAATCAGAGCTATTTTCTCGTGGTGATGCTGCCGTTTGTTTTGGTCATCTTGATATTCAAACACTTTTCATCTCATCAAAGCAAGAATTCTCCACCAAGTCCACCAGCTGTACCGCTGGTGGGCCATCTTCACCTCATCAAAAATCCCCTCCATCTCTCACTAGCCTCATTAGCATCCCGATACGGCCCCATCTTCTCTCTCCGGGTAGGCTGCAAATCATTCCTCGTGGTCTCCTCTCCATCCGCAGTCGAAGAATGCTTCACcaaaaacgacatcgttttcgCGGACCGCCCTACTTCCATGGCCGGAGACCATTTAACCTACAACTACGCAGCTTACACATGGTCACCCTACAGCCACTTATGGCGGGTCCTCCGCCGTATGAGCGTCGTCCAGCTCTTCTCCTCACACAGCCTGCAAAAATCCGCCCAAATACGCGAGCAAGAGATGCTTCAAATCCTCCGCCTACTGCACAAGGAAAGCGGGAAGAAAGTTGACTTGAATAACTTGATCTCCACCTACAGTTTCAACATCGTGATGAGATCCATCGCCGGAAAACGGTGTGTCGAAGAGGAGGAGATCGGGACGGAGGCGGGGAGGGAGATTCTGCGACAAATACGCGGGTTGTTCTCTCCCACTGTGTTGTTAGGCCCCTGTGATTACTTTCCGGTTTTGCGGTGGATTGGGTACAAAGGGATGGAGAAGAAGGCCGTGTTAATGCAGAAAAAGAGAGATGAGTTCTTGCAGGCTTTGGTCGATGAGGTCAGAGACAAAAGCACAAGGAGCGCAGCGGAGGAGAAGGGGAGCACCAATTTGATTGAAGCTCTGCTATCGGTTCAAGAGTCGGAGCCTGATCTCAACACCGATGATGTCATAAAGAGCCTTTTAGTG GTAATGCTGGCGGCTGGAACGGATACCTCTGCATTGACAACGGAATGGGCCATGTCGAATCTGGTAAGTCAGGCTGAGGTGCTGCAAAAGCTACGGCAAGAGATAGATGCAAATGTAGGGCATGATCATCTGCTGAGCGAAGCAGATCTTCCCAACCTCCCTTACCTTGGACGTGTTGTCAAGGAGACTCTGAGGTTGCATCCTGCGGCGCCGCTGCTTCTACCCCACCTCTCGTCTCAAGAATGTAGGGTTGGGGGATACAAAATTCCTAAAGGCACAATcctgcttgtgaatgcttgggCCGTGCACCACGATCCTGGCCTCTGGGACGAGCCGGAAAAGTTTGATCCAGAGAGGTTCGAGGGTGCAGTGGAGATGGAGATGGGGAGGGATGGGAATCATCGATTCTTGCCGTTTGGGATAGGGAGGAGGGCTTGCCCTGGAGCTGGTATGGCGTTGAGAACAGTGTCATTGGCGTTGGGTGCATTTGTGCAGTGTTTTGAGTGGGAGCATGTTGAGATGGATTTTGGAGCTAATTTAGGAGTTACATTGCATAAGGCCAAGCCTCTTGAGGCTGTCTGCCTTGTCCGAAATCAAGCAGCGCATCTTCTTTAA